Proteins encoded by one window of Mus musculus strain C57BL/6J chromosome 10, GRCm38.p6 C57BL/6J:
- the Tle5 gene encoding TLE family member 5 isoform 1 (isoform 1 is encoded by transcript variant 1), with the protein MMFPQSRHSGSSHLPQQLKFTTSDSCDRIKDEFQLLQAQYHSLKLECDKLASEKSEMQRHYVMYYEMSYGLNIEMHKQAEIVKRLNGICAQVLPYLSQEHQQQVLGAIERAKQVTAPELNSIIRQQLQAHQLSQLQALALPLTPLPVGLQPPSLPAVSAGTGLLSLSALGSQTHLSKEDKNGHDGDTHQEDDGEKSD; encoded by the exons ATGATGTTTCCGCAAAGCCGGCACTCG ggctcctcccacctccctcagCAGCTCAAGTTCACCACCTCCGACTCCTGTGACCGCATCAAAGATGAGTTCCAGCTGCTGCAAGCGCAGTATCACAG CCTGAAGCTGGAGTGCGACAAGCTGGCCAGCGAGAAGTCAGAGATGCAGAGGCATTACGTCATG TACTATGAGATGTCCTACGGATTGAACATCGAGATGCACAAACAG GCGGAAATTGTGAAGAGGCTGAATGGGATTTGCGCCCAGGTTCTGCCCTATTTGTCACAGGAG CATCAGCAGCAGGTCCTGGGAGCCATCGAGAGAGCCAAGCAGGTCACGGCTCCTGAGCTGAACTCCATCATCCGA cagCAGCTCCAGGCTCACCAGCTGTCCCAGCTGCAGGCGCTGGCCCTGCCCCTGACACCGCTGCCTGTCGGGCTCCAGCCACCGTCCCTCCCTGCAGTCAGTGCAGGCACAGGCCTGCTGTCACTCTCTGCTCTGGGTTCTCAGACCCACCTCTCCAAGGAGGACAAGAACGGACACGATGGGGACACCCACCAGGAGGATGACGGAGAGAAGTCGGATTAG
- the Tle5 gene encoding TLE family member 5 isoform 2 (isoform 2 is encoded by transcript variant 2): MMFPQSRHSGSSHLPQQLKFTTSDSCDRIKDEFQLLQAQYHSLKLECDKLASEKSEMQRHYVMYYEMSYGLNIEMHKQAEIVKRLNGICAQVLPYLSQEHQQQVLGAIERAKQVTAPELNSIIRQLQAHQLSQLQALALPLTPLPVGLQPPSLPAVSAGTGLLSLSALGSQTHLSKEDKNGHDGDTHQEDDGEKSD, encoded by the exons ATGATGTTTCCGCAAAGCCGGCACTCG ggctcctcccacctccctcagCAGCTCAAGTTCACCACCTCCGACTCCTGTGACCGCATCAAAGATGAGTTCCAGCTGCTGCAAGCGCAGTATCACAG CCTGAAGCTGGAGTGCGACAAGCTGGCCAGCGAGAAGTCAGAGATGCAGAGGCATTACGTCATG TACTATGAGATGTCCTACGGATTGAACATCGAGATGCACAAACAG GCGGAAATTGTGAAGAGGCTGAATGGGATTTGCGCCCAGGTTCTGCCCTATTTGTCACAGGAG CATCAGCAGCAGGTCCTGGGAGCCATCGAGAGAGCCAAGCAGGTCACGGCTCCTGAGCTGAACTCCATCATCCGA CAGCTCCAGGCTCACCAGCTGTCCCAGCTGCAGGCGCTGGCCCTGCCCCTGACACCGCTGCCTGTCGGGCTCCAGCCACCGTCCCTCCCTGCAGTCAGTGCAGGCACAGGCCTGCTGTCACTCTCTGCTCTGGGTTCTCAGACCCACCTCTCCAAGGAGGACAAGAACGGACACGATGGGGACACCCACCAGGAGGATGACGGAGAGAAGTCGGATTAG
- the Tle2 gene encoding transducin-like enhancer protein 2 isoform X28: protein MYPQGRHPTPLQSGQPFKFSVLEICDRIKEEFQFLQAQYHSLKLECEKLASEKTEMQRHYVMAAPHQCPQGGTSYPHWPRLSPLQYYEMSYGLNIEMHKQAEIVKRLSAICAQMVPFLTQEHQQQVLQAVDRAKQVTVGELNSLLGQQNQLQPLSHAPPVPLTPRPAGLVGAGATGLLALSGALAAQAQLVAAVKEDRVGVDAEGSRVDRAASRSSSPSPPESLVEEDHPSSRGGSGKQQRAEDKDLSGPYDSEEDKSDYNLVVDEDQPSEPPSPVTTPCGKAPLCIPARRDLTDSPASLASSLGSPLPRSKDIALNDLPTGTPASRSCGTSPPQDSSTPGPSSASHLCQLAAQPAAPTDSIALRSPLTLSSPFTSSFSLGSHSTLNGDLSMPGSYVGLHLSPQVSSSVVYGRSPLMAFESHPHLRGSSVSLPGIPVAKPAYSFHVSADGQMQPVPFPSDALVGTGIPRHARQLHTLAHGEVVCAVTISSSTQHVYTGGKGCVKVWDVGQPGSKTPVAQLDCLHPHHGSKQS, encoded by the exons ATGTACCCTCAGGGAAGGCACCCG ACCCCGCTGCAGTCTGGCCAGCCTTTCAAGTTCTCAGTACTGGAAATCTGTGACCGGATCAAAGAGGAATTCCAGTTTCTTCAAGCTCAGTACCACAG CCTCAAGCTAGAATGTGAGAAGCTGGCCAGCGAGAAGACAGAAATGCAAAGGCATTATGTGATG GCTGCACCCCATCAGTGTCCCCAGGGTGGCACCAGCTATCCACACTGGCCAAGACTGTCTCCTTTGCAGTACTACGAGATGTCCTACGGACTCAACATTGAGATGCATAAACAG GCTGAGATTGTGAAACGCCTCAGTGCGATCTGTGCCCAGATGGTCCCGTTCCTCACTCAGGAG CATCAGCAGCAGGTGCTCCAGGCTGTGGACCGAGCCAAGCAGGTGACCGTGGGGGAACTGAACAGCCTCCTGGGG CAGCAGAATCAGCTCCAGCCGCTGTCCCACGCACCCCCCGTGCCTCTCACCCCGCGCCCAGCCGGCCTGGTGGGTGCCGGGGCCACTGGGCTGCTGGCCCTATCTGGGGCACTGGCTGCGCAGGCCCAGCTGGTGGCTGCCGTAAAGGAAGACCGTGTGGGTGTGGACGCCGAGGGGTCCAGAG TGGACAGAGCTGCCAGCAGG AGTTCTTCCCCGTCTCCCCCTGAGAGTCTGGTGGAAGAGGACCATCCCAGCAGCCGAGGCGGCAGTGGGAAACAGCAGAGAGCTGAAGACAAGGATCTGTCAGGGCCTTAT GACAGTGAGGAAGACAAGAGTGACTATAACCTGGTAGTGGATGAG GACCAACCGTCAGAGCCCCCCAGCCCTGTGACCACCCCTTGTGGGAAGGCGCCCCTCTGCATTCCTGCCCGCAGGGACCTCACAGACAGTCCAGCCTCCTTGGCCTCCAGTTTGGGCTCACCACTCCCCAGAAGCAAAGACATAGCCCTG AACGATCTTCCCACAggcactcctgcctccaggtcatGTGGTACCTCTCCACCCCAGGACTCGTCCACCCCGGGGCCCAGCTCAGCCAGTCACCTCTGCCAGCTGGCGGCTCAGCCGGCAGCACCCACAGACAGCATCG CCCTGAGGAGTCCCCTGACCTTGTCCAGCCCTTTCACCTCATCCTTCAGCCTGGGCTCCCACAGCACCCTCAATGGGGACCTCTCCATGCCTGGCTCCTATGTCGGCCTCCACCTGTCCCCCCAGGTCAGCAGCTCTGTCGTGTATGGACGCTCACCTCTG ATGGCATTTGAATCGCACCCCCATCTCCGAGGCTCGTCTGTCTCCTTGCCTGGCATCCCTGTGGCTAAGCC GGCTTACTCCTTCCACGTGTCTGCGGATGGCCAGATGCAGCCTGTGCCCTTCCCGTCTGATGCTCTGGTAGGCACAGGCATCCCTCGCCACGCAAGGCAGCTACACACGCTGGCCCACGGTGAGGTGGTGTGTGCCGTCACCATCAGCAGCTCCACACAGCACGTGTACACAGGCGGCAAAGGATGCGTGAAGGTGTGGGACGTGGGCCAGCCGGGTAGCAAGACCCCTGTGGCACAGCTGGATTGCCTG CACCCACACCACGGATCAAAGCAGAGCTGA
- the Tle2 gene encoding transducin-like enhancer protein 2 isoform X26: MYPQGRHPTPLQSGQPFKFSVLEICDRIKEEFQFLQAQYHSLKLECEKLASEKTEMQRHYVMAAPHQCPQGGTSYPHWPRLSPLQYYEMSYGLNIEMHKQAEIVKRLSAICAQMVPFLTQEHQQQVLQAVDRAKQVTVGELNSLLGQQNQLQPLSHAPPVPLTPRPAGLVGAGATGLLALSGALAAQAQLVAAVKEDRVGVDAEGSRVDRAASRSSSPSPPESLVEEDHPSSRGGSGKQQRAEDKDLSGPYDSEEDKSDYNLVVDEDQPSEPPSPVTTPCGKAPLCIPARRDLTDSPASLASSLGSPLPRSKDIALNDLPTGTPASRSCGTSPPQDSSTPGPSSASHLCQLAAQPAAPTDSIALRSPLTLSSPFTSSFSLGSHSTLNGDLSMPGSYVGLHLSPQVSSSVVYGRSPLQMAFESHPHLRGSSVSLPGIPVAKPAYSFHVSADGQMQPVPFPSDALVGTGIPRHARQLHTLAHGEVVCAVTISSSTQHVYTGGKGCVKVWDVGQPGSKTPVAQLDCLNRDNYIRSCKLLPDGQSLIVGGEASTLSIWDLAAPTPRIKAELTSSAPACYALAVSPDAKVCFSCCSDGNIVVWDLQNQAMVRQFQGHTDGASCIDISDYGTRLWTGGLDNTVRCWDLREGRQLQQHDFSSQLEYWDDSLLHHCPV, from the exons ATGTACCCTCAGGGAAGGCACCCG ACCCCGCTGCAGTCTGGCCAGCCTTTCAAGTTCTCAGTACTGGAAATCTGTGACCGGATCAAAGAGGAATTCCAGTTTCTTCAAGCTCAGTACCACAG CCTCAAGCTAGAATGTGAGAAGCTGGCCAGCGAGAAGACAGAAATGCAAAGGCATTATGTGATG GCTGCACCCCATCAGTGTCCCCAGGGTGGCACCAGCTATCCACACTGGCCAAGACTGTCTCCTTTGCAGTACTACGAGATGTCCTACGGACTCAACATTGAGATGCATAAACAG GCTGAGATTGTGAAACGCCTCAGTGCGATCTGTGCCCAGATGGTCCCGTTCCTCACTCAGGAG CATCAGCAGCAGGTGCTCCAGGCTGTGGACCGAGCCAAGCAGGTGACCGTGGGGGAACTGAACAGCCTCCTGGGG CAGCAGAATCAGCTCCAGCCGCTGTCCCACGCACCCCCCGTGCCTCTCACCCCGCGCCCAGCCGGCCTGGTGGGTGCCGGGGCCACTGGGCTGCTGGCCCTATCTGGGGCACTGGCTGCGCAGGCCCAGCTGGTGGCTGCCGTAAAGGAAGACCGTGTGGGTGTGGACGCCGAGGGGTCCAGAG TGGACAGAGCTGCCAGCAGG AGTTCTTCCCCGTCTCCCCCTGAGAGTCTGGTGGAAGAGGACCATCCCAGCAGCCGAGGCGGCAGTGGGAAACAGCAGAGAGCTGAAGACAAGGATCTGTCAGGGCCTTAT GACAGTGAGGAAGACAAGAGTGACTATAACCTGGTAGTGGATGAG GACCAACCGTCAGAGCCCCCCAGCCCTGTGACCACCCCTTGTGGGAAGGCGCCCCTCTGCATTCCTGCCCGCAGGGACCTCACAGACAGTCCAGCCTCCTTGGCCTCCAGTTTGGGCTCACCACTCCCCAGAAGCAAAGACATAGCCCTG AACGATCTTCCCACAggcactcctgcctccaggtcatGTGGTACCTCTCCACCCCAGGACTCGTCCACCCCGGGGCCCAGCTCAGCCAGTCACCTCTGCCAGCTGGCGGCTCAGCCGGCAGCACCCACAGACAGCATCG CCCTGAGGAGTCCCCTGACCTTGTCCAGCCCTTTCACCTCATCCTTCAGCCTGGGCTCCCACAGCACCCTCAATGGGGACCTCTCCATGCCTGGCTCCTATGTCGGCCTCCACCTGTCCCCCCAGGTCAGCAGCTCTGTCGTGTATGGACGCTCACCTCTG CAGATGGCATTTGAATCGCACCCCCATCTCCGAGGCTCGTCTGTCTCCTTGCCTGGCATCCCTGTGGCTAAGCC GGCTTACTCCTTCCACGTGTCTGCGGATGGCCAGATGCAGCCTGTGCCCTTCCCGTCTGATGCTCTGGTAGGCACAGGCATCCCTCGCCACGCAAGGCAGCTACACACGCTGGCCCACGGTGAGGTGGTGTGTGCCGTCACCATCAGCAGCTCCACACAGCACGTGTACACAGGCGGCAAAGGATGCGTGAAGGTGTGGGACGTGGGCCAGCCGGGTAGCAAGACCCCTGTGGCACAGCTGGATTGCCTG AACCGAGACAACTACATCCGCTCCTGCAAGCTGCTGCCCGACGGGCAGAGCCTGATTGTAGGTGGCGAGGCCAGTACCCTGTCCATTTGGGACCTGGCAGCACCCACACCACGGATCAAAGCAGAGCTGACTTCGTCTGCCCCGGCCTGCTATGCTCTGGCCGTCAGTCCGGACGCCAAGGTCTGCTTCTCCTGCTGCAGCGACGGTAACATCGTGGTCTGGGACCTGCAGAACCAGGCC
- the Tle2 gene encoding transducin-like enhancer protein 2 isoform X27 — translation MYPQGRHPTPLQSGQPFKFSVLEICDRIKEEFQFLQAQYHSLKLECEKLASEKTEMQRHYVMAAPHQCPQGGTSYPHWPRLSPLQYYEMSYGLNIEMHKQAEIVKRLSAICAQMVPFLTQEHQQQVLQAVDRAKQVTVGELNSLLGQQNQLQPLSHAPPVPLTPRPAGLVGAGATGLLALSGALAAQAQLVAAVKEDRVGVDAEGSRVDRAASRSSSPSPPESLVEEDHPSSRGGSGKQQRAEDKDLSGPYDSEEDKSDYNLVVDEDQPSEPPSPVTTPCGKAPLCIPARRDLTDSPASLASSLGSPLPRSKDIALNDLPTGTPASRSCGTSPPQDSSTPGPSSASHLCQLAAQPAAPTDSIALRSPLTLSSPFTSSFSLGSHSTLNGDLSMPGSYVGLHLSPQVSSSVVYGRSPLQMAFESHPHLRGSSVSLPGIPVAKPAYSFHVSADGQMQPVPFPSDALVGTGIPRHARQLHTLAHGEVVCAVTISSSTQHVYTGGKGCVKVWDVGQPGSKTPVAQLDCLHPHHGSKQS, via the exons ATGTACCCTCAGGGAAGGCACCCG ACCCCGCTGCAGTCTGGCCAGCCTTTCAAGTTCTCAGTACTGGAAATCTGTGACCGGATCAAAGAGGAATTCCAGTTTCTTCAAGCTCAGTACCACAG CCTCAAGCTAGAATGTGAGAAGCTGGCCAGCGAGAAGACAGAAATGCAAAGGCATTATGTGATG GCTGCACCCCATCAGTGTCCCCAGGGTGGCACCAGCTATCCACACTGGCCAAGACTGTCTCCTTTGCAGTACTACGAGATGTCCTACGGACTCAACATTGAGATGCATAAACAG GCTGAGATTGTGAAACGCCTCAGTGCGATCTGTGCCCAGATGGTCCCGTTCCTCACTCAGGAG CATCAGCAGCAGGTGCTCCAGGCTGTGGACCGAGCCAAGCAGGTGACCGTGGGGGAACTGAACAGCCTCCTGGGG CAGCAGAATCAGCTCCAGCCGCTGTCCCACGCACCCCCCGTGCCTCTCACCCCGCGCCCAGCCGGCCTGGTGGGTGCCGGGGCCACTGGGCTGCTGGCCCTATCTGGGGCACTGGCTGCGCAGGCCCAGCTGGTGGCTGCCGTAAAGGAAGACCGTGTGGGTGTGGACGCCGAGGGGTCCAGAG TGGACAGAGCTGCCAGCAGG AGTTCTTCCCCGTCTCCCCCTGAGAGTCTGGTGGAAGAGGACCATCCCAGCAGCCGAGGCGGCAGTGGGAAACAGCAGAGAGCTGAAGACAAGGATCTGTCAGGGCCTTAT GACAGTGAGGAAGACAAGAGTGACTATAACCTGGTAGTGGATGAG GACCAACCGTCAGAGCCCCCCAGCCCTGTGACCACCCCTTGTGGGAAGGCGCCCCTCTGCATTCCTGCCCGCAGGGACCTCACAGACAGTCCAGCCTCCTTGGCCTCCAGTTTGGGCTCACCACTCCCCAGAAGCAAAGACATAGCCCTG AACGATCTTCCCACAggcactcctgcctccaggtcatGTGGTACCTCTCCACCCCAGGACTCGTCCACCCCGGGGCCCAGCTCAGCCAGTCACCTCTGCCAGCTGGCGGCTCAGCCGGCAGCACCCACAGACAGCATCG CCCTGAGGAGTCCCCTGACCTTGTCCAGCCCTTTCACCTCATCCTTCAGCCTGGGCTCCCACAGCACCCTCAATGGGGACCTCTCCATGCCTGGCTCCTATGTCGGCCTCCACCTGTCCCCCCAGGTCAGCAGCTCTGTCGTGTATGGACGCTCACCTCTG CAGATGGCATTTGAATCGCACCCCCATCTCCGAGGCTCGTCTGTCTCCTTGCCTGGCATCCCTGTGGCTAAGCC GGCTTACTCCTTCCACGTGTCTGCGGATGGCCAGATGCAGCCTGTGCCCTTCCCGTCTGATGCTCTGGTAGGCACAGGCATCCCTCGCCACGCAAGGCAGCTACACACGCTGGCCCACGGTGAGGTGGTGTGTGCCGTCACCATCAGCAGCTCCACACAGCACGTGTACACAGGCGGCAAAGGATGCGTGAAGGTGTGGGACGTGGGCCAGCCGGGTAGCAAGACCCCTGTGGCACAGCTGGATTGCCTG CACCCACACCACGGATCAAAGCAGAGCTGA